The genomic segment TCCACCCTGCAATTTCATTTCAGGATTGAGAAAATGAGGCAGGTAGATATTTATGCTATTTTGCAATCCGGCTGTAAAGGTGGTAACCCCAACAAAAAGCAAGGGTACAATAGTAATCCAGGCATATTTCGCCTTTCCGCGGTTGATTATGTAGGTTGTTCCAACCACCAGAGCAACGGTAGCAAGCAACTGGTTTGCCGTACCAAACATAGGCCAAATAGTAGTTACACTGCCGGTATAAATAAAATATCCCCAGGCAAGCACCACGATCAAACTTGTCAACAAGTTACCGGGTAACCAGTTAGCACGGCCAAAAGGTGCATAGACTTTTCCTACGGCTTCCTGCAACACAAAACGGCAAATACGAGTGCCGGCATCAATGGTAGTGAGGATAAAAAGCGCTTCGAACATGATGGCAAAGTGGTACCAATACGACATTAAACCCTTTAAACCAGGTATTGAAGAAAAGATCTGTGCCATTCCCACTGCCAATGAAACGGCTCCTCCGGTACGTCCGGCAACTTTTTCGCCCACTTCGGCACTAAGCATGGGTAAATCGCTTTTTGTAAAGCCCATAGCCTTCAACTGAGGTAATATTTCCTGAAACTTTTCGGGAGAAACATTTATCTGGAAATAATCCAATGGAAACATACTTGCAGCAGCAATGAGAGCCAGCACACTAACAACCCCCTCGGCAAGCATAGAACCTACGGCAATAGGTTTAATATGTGCTTCGTTCATGATCATTTTTGGAGTTGTTCCCGAACTTATAAGTGAGTGAAAACCCGAAACAGCCCCACAGGCAATAGTGATGAAAAGATAAGGAAATAAAGTTCCGGGGATGATTGGTCCGCCACCATGGGTAAAAGCCGTGAAAGCCGGCATTTGCAAATTAGGCGCCACGATGATGATGCCAATTGCAAGCATACCTACTACCGTAAGTTTCATGATGGAACTCAGATAATCGCGGGGGGTAAGCAAAAGCCATACCGGCAATACCGAGGCAAAGAAACCATATCCGGCAAGTAATATTGTGAGTGTTTTACGGTCGAGAAGAAACCAGCTTCCTACGGCTGAGCCAGGAATATAACGCCCAAGTATTACTGCAAGTGTAAGTAAAACCACTCCAAACACCGTAGCTTCTACTGTTTTTCCTTCCCTGATGCGAAACATCCAGACACCCATCAGCAAAGCAATGGGAATTGTGCTGGCTATGGTAAAAGTTCCCCAGGCGCTTTCGGCGAGTGCATTCACCACCACCAAACCCAAACCGGCAAGGGCAACAATAAGTATCAGAATCACTGCCAGCGAAGCTACCGAACCGCTCAACTTGCTGATTTCTGCACGGGCTATGGCGGCAAGCGATTTACCGTCATATTCTACTGAAGCAGTAAGAATGACCAAATCATGTACTGCACCCGCTATCACCGCCCCTACTACCATCCAGATGAAGCCCGGAAAGTAGCCAAACTGTACGGCAAGTACCGGTCCGACCAATGGTCCGGCACCTGCAATGGCTGCAAAATGGTGTCCGAACAATACCCATTTACTCACAGGGTAGTAATTCTGACCATCGTACAATCGCTCGGAGGGAGTAGGACGGTCGCTTTTAAAAGTTAATACTTTTGCACTGATGAATCCGAAATAAAATCGGTAAGCAAGGGCAAAAATGGCTATTGCGCCAATTATCAATGGCATTGCACTCATAACTAAAAATATTTTTTCCCTGTTCAGCAACAGGTGTGGAGGCAAATTCTCCCTGTGTTTTACATATATTCTTTAAGTTCGGAAGCATGTTCCTTTTCTTCTTCAATAATTTGCCTGATGACTTTTTTTGAATCAGACCTTGTTTTTTCCAGCAATTCAGTATAGAAATTAACGCTGTTTATCTCAAATTTATAGGCAATATCGAGTGCTTCCTTTGAATTGTGAACCTTTTTTGCCATTTCGCTTCCGGCATTGCTGCGGCTAAAAATATGGTTATCGGCAAGATGATTGATATAATCGGCAGCATCATCTTTGCTGAATTCAAAATTTTCGGGTTCAAAATGTTCGGCTATATTCTGAAATGTGGCGATATGGCTGATTTCTTTTGCTGCAAGTTCGCCAAACAGTTTTTTTACTGTATCATTATCATTGATAGCTTCGGATGCCGTAGTGTAAAAAATATGCCCGTTCTCCTCTATCCTTATGGCTATTTCGATTATTTCTTCTCCGGAATAGTACATGGTAACCTCCTTTTTATTAAGTTTGGTCAAAATTAAAAAAAGTTTTTTCCCGGCAACACTATTTTGGATAAATAAAATTATTTTTTTTATTAGCTCTTTCTCATAATGAAAGTCTGAGCTTTACGGTTGGTTATTTGCTATTGGCTGTTAGCTATTTGCTTTTAGCTGTTGGTTATTTGTTTTTAGCTATTAGCTAATTACAGAAATACAATTTCTGCTATGTCGGGAGCGGAATTGCATCCCGATGACTATCGGGACAGCTTAGCCGGGGTTGGACTGAGTGTCGGCAAGATCAGTCAGTGTCAAGTTACAAAATGAAGTGTTACACAAATTAAAGTTAGTTAATTTGTTCAATTGCCACCTACCTTCTGAAATCCCTATGGCGTATAAGCCTTTATTAGCAACCAGGCTTTTTCCCCTGCTAAATTACATTTTTTAAATAAAGTGCAGTATGAGAATTATTACAAGCTACTAAATCCTCCGGAGTACCTTGAAATAGCACTTCACCGCCTTGTCTGCCACCTTCCGGTCCCATATCAATTATCCAGTCAGCATACTTAATGATGTCCAAATTATGCTCGATTACAATTACAGTGTTGTTTTTATTCACAAGAGAACGTATAATATTATATAATCGGAGAATATCTGACATATGTAAACCAGTTGTTGGCTCGTCCATAACATATATATTACCCGCCTTATGAAGTTCAGAAGCAATCTTTAATCGTTGAGATTCGCCGCCTGATAATGAACTTAATGATTGACCAATCTTTAAGTATCCCAAGCCCACATCTTGTAGCGCTTTTAGTTGTTTTGTGATTTTTGCCGAAGTAAAAAACTGAAAAGCCTCATCAACTGACATGTCTAAAATATCGGCAATTGATTTATCATGCAATTTTAGTTCAAGTACATCTGGTTTATAGCGTTTTCCTTCGCATTCATCGCAAACGGTTTTAACAGCATCTAAAAAATGAAGTTCGAAACTTAATAAACCTTGTCCATTGCATTTCGGACAAGCCCCTTTTGAGTTAAAGCTGAACAATGAAGCTTCTGCGCCTGTTGCGATAGCAAATTCTTTGCGTATTAAATCAAATATGCCAGTATAGGTTGCCGGATTAGCTCTTGACGATTTTCCAATTGCCGATTGGTCTATTACAATAGAATCAGGATATTGTTTTAGGAATACCTGATGAATCAGGCTGCTTTTTCCACTGCCTGCAACGCCTGTAATGCAAGTAAGAACGCCAACTGGAATATTAACAGACACATTTTTAAGATTGTTTACATTGGCATTTTCAATAGCAATAAATTCTTTTGCTTGTTTCCTCTTGAAAGCAATTTTTTCATCATTGAACAAAAATTCACCTGTTATACTGTTTGTTTTAGTTATTCCTTTCGGGTCGCCTGAATAAACAAGTTGACCGCCATATATCCCGGCTTTGGGTCCAATATCAATAATCCATTCGGCAGCACGAATTATTTCAGGGTCGTGTTCAACAACAAATACGCTATTCCCATTATCCCGCAACCTATTTAATATTGATAGGAGCTTAACGGTATCTTTTGGGTGAAGACCAATGGAAGGCTCATCTAAAACATACAGCATGTCGACCAAATTACAGTCGAGCTGACGTGCCATTTTTACCCGTTGCGATTCACCTCCCGAAAGCGTAGCAACCGACCTGCTTAATGATAAGTACCCAACTCCTATTTCAATTAATTGTTCAAGAAGAAATTGAGCCTTTCGCATCACAGGAACTGCAATATCCTCTTTTATTGATGAAAGGAATTGCAATACTTCAGTAAGTTCTTTTTCGCACAAATCGGCAATTGAAACGCCTTTAATCTTAACCGATAATGCCCGTTCGTTTAACCTGGCGCCTTTACAATAATTGCAATCGGAATAAATGATATACTTTTTATAAGCATCTTTTTCCTCATCCGGCGACTCGTCTTCGGCTTTGCCTGAAACTCCTTTTTCCAATTTCCGTGCAATGCCCTCGAAAGTTTTAGAATATGTGCCAGAACCATGCTTTTTGTTTATTGGAATTGGCTCGGTATACAGTAGTTTGTGCAACTCTGCTTCCGAAAAATCTTTCAGCTTTTTATGGACATCAAACAAATCAATTGCCGTTATCTCACGCCAAAACCAACTGCCCACCTGCATACCCGGGTAAATGACAGCTCCTTCGTAAATGGATTTCTCTTTGTCCAATAGCATGTTAATATCCACTTGAATCTGTTTGCCCAAACCATGACAATGCGGACACATACCCTCGGGATGATTAAACGACAATAGAAAAGATGGTCCGATAAATGGTTTCCCGACACGGGAAAATAACAAACGCAAATAGGTATTTATTTCGGTAGCTGTGCCAACTGTACTTCGCAGGTTGTTGCCCATTCGTTTTTGGTCAATAACGATGGCAGTCGAAAGATTTTGAATATCATCTACATCGGGGCGTGAAAGTTTGGGCAAGCGTGCTCTTGCAAAAGTCGAAAAAGTTTCGATTAGCTGACGTTGCGCTTCAACAAAAACCGTATCAAAAAGCAATGACGATTTACCTGAACCTGATACGCCAGTAAACACAACTAATTTGTGCTTTGGAATTTCAATATCAATATTTTTGAGGTTATGCGTGTGTGCATTTTTTATAATTATATTGTTCCTTTCCATACAAAAACTTCTTTAGGTTGAATCGTTATTTATCAGAGTAAACCCCTATTCGATTGCCTTCGGTGTCTGAGAAAAGTGCAAAATATCCACGACCTTCCACCATAATTTTAGTTTTGGGTGTGATGGTACTGCCACCATTCAACTCAACCCTTTTCAAGAAAATATTTATATCGTCATCACTATAAAAATTAATAATCACCCCATCCATTGAAGGTTTATAATCAGGAGAATGAAAGATACAACCTGTAATATTCACTCCATCATCCGGAAAGCATCCCATTTTTTCGCCTCCGCAATCAACAATATTTAGAGTAAAGTCAAAAACGTTTTGGTAGAATTTTACTGCCCTGTTAAAATTACTTGTTGGTATGTCAAACCAACTTATTAGCTTTCTCATGTCTGTATTATTTTAATTGTTAATAATACAGCAAAACTACAAGTCAATGCGTTTGTATAATTGTAAAAAACAGACAATTTATTTTAATTAAAATAATCCGATTGACATTGGTGGTTTACAAAAAAGTCTTTAGGCGTATAACCAGAAAAAGACTTGAAGTCTTTTATAAAATGCGATTGGTCGAAATAACCGTTTTCATAAGCTATTTCAGTTAAAAACATACCATTTGCAGATGAAAAGGTGTTTAATATATTTTGAAAGCGCACTATTTTTATGAACTGCTTAGGCGTTTTGCCTACCATTGCCGAAAACTTCCTTTCAAGGGTCTTTGGAGTAACACAAAGCTTTTCAGACAATGTTGCTGCACTAATTTGCCCTTTACTTTGGTTAATAAACTCAATACCCGATTTTAAAAATAATGAATCTCTTTTGGCAGACACACTTAGTTTTGAAAGTAAGAAGTTTTCAATAATAGCAATTCTTTCATTTAAAAATTGAGCAACACAAAGCTGCTCATATATCTCTTTGGATTTGTTGCCAAAAATACAATCCAGACTAATATTCTGGTTCTCGATTTCAAGAAGCGGGAAGTTGAAAAAATTACATGCTCCGAAAGGATGAAATGTTACACAAATCAGTCCCGTTTCTCCATTTGTTGTTACATCGGCATACGAGTTGCTTATGCCACTAATAAAAAAATTTGTTTGCTTGTAAGTGTTGTTATCGCTACATTTTACCTTAAAACAATTTTTGTGGTGAAACATTAAATCAATATTTCCTGTAGGAATAACACGTTCGCATACATCATCTTCCAAAGAACTTTTCTCCATGACCCAATAATATTTAATAAATTGGGCTAATATTCCTGTTGGCTTGATAATTTGAAAACGCATAACATAATATTTTGATTACAAAAATAGTCCTTTTGATTTAATGTTTATATCCCAGCACTTAATCATCAAGTTGCACAATTTTTTTGCCCTGCTGCTAACGTTTACAGGTAGCCGCAGTGCGGAGTTTACTTGTTATTTCCTTTCTTTTTCACGGCTGAAAGCTGGTTTGCATACTTGCTTACGTGGTCCACCCGCATTGTAGTTGCCGGTTTATTAGTGGCATTAAATTATTATTCTTTATAAATCATCAAAAGGTGATTTTATTTTTTGTAAACTTTTTGTAAATATATGCGTATCTATTCCTGTTGTTTTGCTGTTTTCGTGTCCGGGATAAACCTGGTTTTCTGAAACCAGACAGGCTGTAAACAAATCAACTCTGTTTTTAAACCCCTGTTATTTTATAATTCCTGATTTTTCAAGGTTGTCAATAAGTAGTTTATGCATTTCAATTAATTCCAAAATCATTTCTTTTTCTCCTTCATTTCTTTGAATTACACAAATCATTTCTGCTGTTTTTGTCGAAATGTCTGTTTGATATGATATCGAGTAAACATTGTGTTTAAGTAGTGTTATTTGAATTTCTTTTGTTATAACTCTTTTTACTATGTCAGACCGATTACTTTTAATCAGATAATGTTTGTCAAATTCTGCCCAACCTAATTCAATTTCTGGTTTGTTAAACTTTTTAATGATTTTTTCAATGAAGTCTTCCCAACTCAATATTAGCTCAAAGTCCTGACTTGAAGATAAAGAAATCTGAAATTTTAAAGGTTTTGTGTCTGAAACGGAAATTTTAATATTCCATTTTTTATATGGGATTGAAATATTATGAATTTCAAGTTCGTAACCAGAGTTATGTTTAATCTTAAATTCCCCATTAAATTCGTCTGCAATTTCCTTCCACATTTCTCTTTTCGGAAAGTTGTCAGTATAACCTAATGAAGGTCCTTTGATGATTGTTTGAATTATATTTTTTTTATTTTCTTTAGTCATCGGTCTTTTTGTATAATAGGGGCTGGTATGAAACGTTGCCGATTGCGGGCGATTTCCCCCGCTGAACAGAATTGCAAATTCCGCTCATTTCTTTAGAAAATTCATAATTTCTGCTTTCGCTCTTACTTAATATTGCTTTCATTGCTTTCTGCTTCTTCATTCTGCGAAGTTAAAATTTCCGCTTTGTTCCGAGCGAAATCCCGGTTTAACCGGAACCGCTCAGCAGGGGTTTACTAAAGAATGTTCAAATGTATAACAAATCTGTAAAATGACAAGCTGCATCAGGCATTGGTAATTCATATTTTCACTTTTTCTCAGCTCTTTGGAAACAATAAAAGTTTTATTTGTGATATAGTTTTTTTATTTTGCAGATAATTTTATCAATCGTGTATATAAAAATTCCATAATTGCATAGTTTATTTGCCTGTAAAAAATAAAACCTTGATTTTTGCTTTAAGTTTTTAACGCTGATGAGCAAAAAAAATGTCATATTGCTACACGTCTTCATCTGGCTTTTTGGAGCGTTTTTAAACCTAAGGGATTTTTCGCTGCTTGCCGATCCGGAGTTATTATCGGTTTATCTAATAAGCACACTTTTTTTAGCTGTATCATTTTATACTTTTTACTTTTTTGTAGTTCCTCAGTTTCTGGAAAAGAAAAGATACTATCTGTTCCTGCTGGCTTCATTTATTGCCCTTGTAGTACTTACATTTATCGGCTATTCTTCACTCCTTTTGATAAAGGCAATTTTTATTCATAGTTTTAAAAATTTTTATGGAGTTTACAGCCTTAAAATGCATCTCAGCGGGATGTCGGTAATAGCTATTACTGCTGCATTTGGCACATTATTTAAAGTGATATTAAACTGGCTTAATATTATCAGCCAAAAAGAAAAATTAGAGAAGGAAAAAGCGATAAGCGAACTGGCATTGCTGAAGAGCAAAGTGAACCCTCATTTTTTATTTAATACGTTAAATAATATTGACGCCTTAATTTATGATGATCCGGACAAAGCTTCAAAATCGTTGCTGAAACTTTCGGAAATAATGCGTTATATGTCGTACGAAACGGTTTCGGAATATGTTAGCCTTTCAAAGGAACTCAACTACATTTCCAATATTGTTTCTCTTTACATGTTGAGGGTTTCCAATCCCGAATTAATCAGGCTCGATATTTCGCAAAACTATCCGGATTTGAATATTGCTCCCATGTTGTTTATCCCGTTTATTGAAAATGCTTTTAAATATGCTACTTTTAAGGGGAAAAACGGAGGATTCGAAATTAAGTTTAGAATTGAGGAAGCAAAAATATACTTTACAATTGTTAACCATTACGATACTATTAGAAGAGCATCGGGTTCGCAGTATGGTGGTACGGGTTTAGCCAATGTGAAACAAAGGCTCAAACACATTTATAAAGAAAAATATAGTCTGAATATAACTGATAAAAACGGACTTTTTAAGGTTGAACTAATAATTGATACCAATGGAAATTAAGTGCATTGCTATTGACGATGAACCCCTGGCACTGAAAAAGGTTTCTTCTTTTGTTGAAAGGATTAACGGGCTTACTTTATTGATGACTTTCGACAATGCCTTGGATGCAATCCCATTTCTGAAAGAGGAAAAGGTAGATCTACTGTTTCTGGATATTCAGATGGAGCGATTTACCGGAATACAATTCCTCGAAGCCGTTCAATACCATCCACAGGTTATCATTACCACTGCTTTTGAACAATATGCGCTGAAAGGCTTCGACTTTAATGTTACCGATTATCTGCTAAAACCTTACTCTTTCGAGCGTTTTGTTCAGGCTATAGACAAAGTAATGGAAAACATCAGACTGAAACAAGCCAATGCTACGGAAGATGACCGGAATTTTATCTTTGTTAAAACAGAATACCGGCTTGAAAAGATTTTTTTTGACGAAATACTTTATATTGAAGGGATGCGCGACTATCTGCAAATAGTTACAAAGTCGAAAAGGATTATGACCCTTCAGAATTTTAAATTTATAGAGAGTAAGCTTAAACCGCCCCAGTTTTTAAGGGTGCATAAGTCTTTCCTGGTTTCCGTAAACAGTATCGAAAGCATTGAACGAAACCGGATAAAGATACGCGACCAACTGATTCCGATCAGTATTACTTACAAAGAAGCTTTTTTTAAAACAATTGAAGATAAACTGCCCCCTAAGTTTAATCCGGGCTAAGGATTAAATTACCATCTTATTGAATTTTAAATGATAAAATACCGGTGAATAGCCGGGCGGGATGATTATGTCTTTTAAAAATAAATTTTGCAACAACCTATTGTACAATTATAAATCTTAAAAAAACAATGAGAGCAATGAATAAAATCTTTTTGGCAAAATACGGCAATTACTGGATTCTGTGTGCAGTATTTGTCGTTTCTATTGTTTGCAGGTTGATTTCCACTGCCAGCAGCAATGTAATCCCGGGATTGGGAAGTATGTATTATCCCTTACAGGTGCGATGCCTGCTCGAAAAAGGCACTCTGGGGTTTAATGATATGCCTTTGGTATTCTGGCTTGAAGCATTACTGGCTAAATTAATCATTCTTGTCAGCAACGCTCCGGTGAATAACTGCATTGTGCTGGCATGTAAGCTGGTTAATGTAATAGTACCTTCCCTTATTGTTGTGCCGGTTTTCTTCATAGCCAAATCCGTTTCCAATAACACAATAAAACCATTCTATTTGGCAGTAGTACTTGCGTTATCGGTATTGAATCCTTCTGTTCTTGTGATTTTTGCCGTTGACTTCGATAAAAATGCCATTGGCATGCTGTTCACGTTTACAGCTATTTATTACTTATGGCTGTACATAAACAACAAAAAGACGATGCCCGCTGTGATGGCAGTTTTATCAGTTTTGCTTACTTTATTAACGCACTTTGGGTG from the Lentimicrobiaceae bacterium genome contains:
- a CDS encoding carbon starvation protein A, with the translated sequence MSAMPLIIGAIAIFALAYRFYFGFISAKVLTFKSDRPTPSERLYDGQNYYPVSKWVLFGHHFAAIAGAGPLVGPVLAVQFGYFPGFIWMVVGAVIAGAVHDLVILTASVEYDGKSLAAIARAEISKLSGSVASLAVILILIVALAGLGLVVVNALAESAWGTFTIASTIPIALLMGVWMFRIREGKTVEATVFGVVLLTLAVILGRYIPGSAVGSWFLLDRKTLTILLAGYGFFASVLPVWLLLTPRDYLSSIMKLTVVGMLAIGIIIVAPNLQMPAFTAFTHGGGPIIPGTLFPYLFITIACGAVSGFHSLISSGTTPKMIMNEAHIKPIAVGSMLAEGVVSVLALIAAASMFPLDYFQINVSPEKFQEILPQLKAMGFTKSDLPMLSAEVGEKVAGRTGGAVSLAVGMAQIFSSIPGLKGLMSYWYHFAIMFEALFILTTIDAGTRICRFVLQEAVGKVYAPFGRANWLPGNLLTSLIVVLAWGYFIYTGSVTTIWPMFGTANQLLATVALVVGTTYIINRGKAKYAWITIVPLLFVGVTTFTAGLQNSINIYLPHFLNPEMKLQGGINLGLTILILICVVVIIADAVPKWWKAIREQYNQN
- a CDS encoding ferritin family protein; amino-acid sequence: MTKLNKKEVTMYYSGEEIIEIAIRIEENGHIFYTTASEAINDNDTVKKLFGELAAKEISHIATFQNIAEHFEPENFEFSKDDAADYINHLADNHIFSRSNAGSEMAKKVHNSKEALDIAYKFEINSVNFYTELLEKTRSDSKKVIRQIIEEEKEHASELKEYM
- a CDS encoding excinuclease ABC subunit UvrA, with protein sequence MERNNIIIKNAHTHNLKNIDIEIPKHKLVVFTGVSGSGKSSLLFDTVFVEAQRQLIETFSTFARARLPKLSRPDVDDIQNLSTAIVIDQKRMGNNLRSTVGTATEINTYLRLLFSRVGKPFIGPSFLLSFNHPEGMCPHCHGLGKQIQVDINMLLDKEKSIYEGAVIYPGMQVGSWFWREITAIDLFDVHKKLKDFSEAELHKLLYTEPIPINKKHGSGTYSKTFEGIARKLEKGVSGKAEDESPDEEKDAYKKYIIYSDCNYCKGARLNERALSVKIKGVSIADLCEKELTEVLQFLSSIKEDIAVPVMRKAQFLLEQLIEIGVGYLSLSRSVATLSGGESQRVKMARQLDCNLVDMLYVLDEPSIGLHPKDTVKLLSILNRLRDNGNSVFVVEHDPEIIRAAEWIIDIGPKAGIYGGQLVYSGDPKGITKTNSITGEFLFNDEKIAFKRKQAKEFIAIENANVNNLKNVSVNIPVGVLTCITGVAGSGKSSLIHQVFLKQYPDSIVIDQSAIGKSSRANPATYTGIFDLIRKEFAIATGAEASLFSFNSKGACPKCNGQGLLSFELHFLDAVKTVCDECEGKRYKPDVLELKLHDKSIADILDMSVDEAFQFFTSAKITKQLKALQDVGLGYLKIGQSLSSLSGGESQRLKIASELHKAGNIYVMDEPTTGLHMSDILRLYNIIRSLVNKNNTVIVIEHNLDIIKYADWIIDMGPEGGRQGGEVLFQGTPEDLVACNNSHTALYLKNVI
- a CDS encoding VOC family protein — protein: MRKLISWFDIPTSNFNRAVKFYQNVFDFTLNIVDCGGEKMGCFPDDGVNITGCIFHSPDYKPSMDGVIINFYSDDDINIFLKRVELNGGSTITPKTKIMVEGRGYFALFSDTEGNRIGVYSDK
- a CDS encoding helix-turn-helix domain-containing protein, with amino-acid sequence MRFQIIKPTGILAQFIKYYWVMEKSSLEDDVCERVIPTGNIDLMFHHKNCFKVKCSDNNTYKQTNFFISGISNSYADVTTNGETGLICVTFHPFGACNFFNFPLLEIENQNISLDCIFGNKSKEIYEQLCVAQFLNERIAIIENFLLSKLSVSAKRDSLFLKSGIEFINQSKGQISAATLSEKLCVTPKTLERKFSAMVGKTPKQFIKIVRFQNILNTFSSANGMFLTEIAYENGYFDQSHFIKDFKSFSGYTPKDFFVNHQCQSDYFN
- a CDS encoding histidine kinase; translation: MLHVFIWLFGAFLNLRDFSLLADPELLSVYLISTLFLAVSFYTFYFFVVPQFLEKKRYYLFLLASFIALVVLTFIGYSSLLLIKAIFIHSFKNFYGVYSLKMHLSGMSVIAITAAFGTLFKVILNWLNIISQKEKLEKEKAISELALLKSKVNPHFLFNTLNNIDALIYDDPDKASKSLLKLSEIMRYMSYETVSEYVSLSKELNYISNIVSLYMLRVSNPELIRLDISQNYPDLNIAPMLFIPFIENAFKYATFKGKNGGFEIKFRIEEAKIYFTIVNHYDTIRRASGSQYGGTGLANVKQRLKHIYKEKYSLNITDKNGLFKVELIIDTNGN
- a CDS encoding LytTR family DNA-binding domain-containing protein; its protein translation is MEIKCIAIDDEPLALKKVSSFVERINGLTLLMTFDNALDAIPFLKEEKVDLLFLDIQMERFTGIQFLEAVQYHPQVIITTAFEQYALKGFDFNVTDYLLKPYSFERFVQAIDKVMENIRLKQANATEDDRNFIFVKTEYRLEKIFFDEILYIEGMRDYLQIVTKSKRIMTLQNFKFIESKLKPPQFLRVHKSFLVSVNSIESIERNRIKIRDQLIPISITYKEAFFKTIEDKLPPKFNPG